Part of the Esox lucius isolate fEsoLuc1 chromosome 25, fEsoLuc1.pri, whole genome shotgun sequence genome, TGGCAATTTGgcattttcaaaatggcattcaagatgtgcaaacgaggcaaaAGAAGGAGTGATGTATTAAAGTAGCATGTGCACCCGAGATGCAGAGATTGCAACAATGAGGTCCCGAGGGAAACATgggtgtgtaacaactgtaaaaatgcaggcacaatggcaattctaaatgtgcatagAGGCAAATTTAAcatatgtgcaactgaaatgcaaggaTAGCAGTGGCAAGGTTCCTGAGGTAAACACGTacctttaacaactgaaaatgtccattatctggcatagcaaggcagtgtcagagtagtacaagggagtagtgtaACAAGGTCCCAGAGAGGCTGGGGGGtatggtaagtgatgggtcatAGAGTTCACAGAGTTtactgggtcacagagttcagcagggttacagtaaatgggaagaaactgtttcTGTGTGGGACCGAAGAGACCTGTATCACCTGCTTGATGGAAGGAGGTCAAACAGTTGGTGGCATGGATgcgaagggtccctgatgaacccgtgtgcagacaccgcttctgctggaggtctgtgatggcaggaagctgggcaccagtgatgtgctgggcggttttcaccccCTGCAGTGCCATCCGGTCAGCTATGGAGCAGcagctaaaccacactgtggcgcagtttgtcagaatgctctcgattgtgcagcggtacaAGTTCAAAAGGATCATGGTGGACaggcaggctttcttcagcctcctcaaaaagtacaggcactgctgcaccttttttgAGGTGAGGGTCCGGGAGAGGTCCTGGGAGATGTGGATACCCAGAAATGTGAAACTAGACATGATGAGGACTGGGGCGAGGCTGCAGCCTTTAGagttcctgtaatccacaatgagctccacAGTGGCAGATATGTTTGATCCATGATGATTGGTCAGTGCTGCTCCAAATATCTCTGAAGTTCTAAAGCATATATTCAATCTAACATACATTTTGGGGAATATCCCTAAAGTCTGGAAAACCGATCATGTGCTCCCTCTGCATTAGAGTGGGGATACTAGTGTAGCACTCCAGCCGTATAGTAATGTTGTGTAATTACTTTTTCTAAATGCAAACAGTCCTACGTTAAACAAAGATAATgcttaagaaaatatattaggTCACAGTAGTACTCTATTCCATtattttttctcctctctcggTCTCCCTCGTTCTTCTCTACTTCCTGTCTTAAATCCCGCCTCTTTTTACTTTACCTGATAGGTAGAGCTCTTACAAATAGCAAATTACATCCGTCAATTGAGGTAAATGGGTTGCTTTTCAAATGAACTAGATTAGATTATATCCTGTACTACACGTGTAAGCTCATGTACGCACCCAACAAACTATATACAATTAGGAAACATCTGATAATagtctgtaaatatatattaaaagttTCTGTAACTGTATAACCTAATTAAGAAtactattatttatatttaattaactaAAATAGTCTGAGGgtctctgcattttaaatgacaGACAATGGTTTAGCCGGCTATGCTAGTTTCCTTGAAAACTATCACTATCTCTAAATTGTCCCCTTTGCTAAAATCCTGGAGGCATTGGTAAATAAACAGTTACAAGGTCTGGTAACTTATTTATCAATCTGCTTTTAGACTTGGGCACAGTACCATCACAGCAACTGCACTGGTTGTAAATGATAATGTCAAAGACTTTCCACTGGGTTAAATTTTGGGTCCTATATTGTTAACTCTTTAAcatattttccattttatttacatGCTGATGACAAAGTACTATACGCTTCGGCCCCCTCTCTTGGACTAACAGTCTGATttccaacttaaaaaaaatccattataCAGTCTATTATTCGGCCATGCGTATTATCACATTTCACACGTCACTGTCTGTTATATGAATCAGTTGGCCGCAAGAGCCAGACATTTGgtgttgtttttacagtatATATGGCAGTCATGCAAGAAACTCCTGATAATCTAACAGAAATATTTTGTTGGAAGAAGGTTGGATAGCGCTGGCCTATTCTGGCtaaaactgcttttgaatattttgccccACATTCACGGAATGTCCTTCAGTGTGACTTTCTtaggttaaatgttttagtgcttataaaacatttcacatttcttatCAATACAATTTTTGTTGTCAATTGGGATTGTTTAACATACTTTAAGGTATGTTACATTATGTATGTAATTGTAAAATATGCTAAGCAAAAGCCTCTGGTAGCATAGGTTTGAAAATTCCATTTTAtaaccactttcctgtccaataagtTCAGCTCCTGCTGGCTGCCGCACAATTAACTTGGAGTTAAAGGAGTTCAAAAGATGGAGTCTGTCTAGCCTTTCTTTGATGATTTTAGTGTGTGCAACAGACCTGTTCTTACATGTAGACACCCAGAGAATAGGATGAGAAAGACGAGTGAACCAATATGACAATCTGTCTGCATACAGTAATCATACACTTTAATTTATCAAGCAAATCACTGATCTGCAGCCTAATAGCTAAGCTGTGCTATAGAACCATACCCATTAAACTATTCAAAtctgtttttttctccattttgtGAGGATGGAAGGACACTATATTTAGTGGGTCAATGGACTTTTGTGTCTGGACTTTTGTGGAATTTCAAGTTTTTTCTAATAAGCTCTAAACTGATGTAAAAATAACCCCATTAGCCACAAGAAAAATATGATCTCCGGTAAATGCCAATCCAAACACAACATTTGGAGAGTTGTAGACATCCGTTGCTGCATCTCAGGTTACTGTGTATGCTTCAACAATGGGAAGAACACTGAATTGCAATGGCTTTCATGGGAGGGTCGCTAGGAAGAAGCCTTTGCTGTCAAAGCAAAATGTATGCCCGTCTTAACATTGCCATAGAGCACCTGGACAAACCTGAAGGATTCTGGAAGTCTGTTCGCAAGATAGATAAGTCCAAAATTGATCTTTTGGGTAACAATCATAACTGTTATGGTCAAAACCCAAGCATTGAGGTGGGAATGTCAGCATCGAAGTTTGACCACTAGAGCCACCCTATGTTCTCTTCAAATTTGCACAGTAAAATCATGTGAACAAAAATGAACCCAATGATTGCGTAAAAACATACTTTAATTGACTTTTACCACTAACTCACAAAGCTTATGTTAAATGAACAATGCAGCACATAAAATAAGGCATAAACCTTAATCCACCATCCACCCTCTATGGCAAACTGTGATGATACAGGATAATTGTAATCATTGCAGATGAtgaaacaatttgaaacttCAAAAGGGATAGTAGAATAACAGTGCTCTACATTGATACTCAAACAATTGGTCTACTATAtacccccaaaaaataaatattaaaaggaCACGTTGaagcagctgaaatcatatGGTCTTCTCTGGATTAACAGACTTTGTACTTCCTTCAAGCTGGTAGCTGTAATAACACCAGGAACATATTGATGAATAACtggaaatatttcattttgctGTCAAAGGTACCTATTTACAGCATGAACTCACCGACATAAACTTTCCATTCTATGGTTGCCCATGAGGTACCTACagagaaaaattatatttctgtcACTGCCATTGTATTGTTCTCTCAGACATTAGTTACATTGTTTGAAAGAGTAGGTGAGCTATGATGTTAGAGTTCAGATTTACAACCTGGCCGGTCTGCGCTGGCTGCTCCTGCTGAGCTCCTTGCATAGGATCCTGGGAAAGTCGTGTGTCATATGGTGGAAATGGAATCTACGGGTAAAAGAGCACCTGTAGTCACTACAGCACTCTAGAGgcctcaaactcaactctggacctcaaagccggttccactccattttttcattgaCAACGTCTAATCAGGGATTAATTTAAGAaagggacaccaggtgggtgcaattaatatggaggtagaacagaaaaccagcaggctccagacctcgtagggtaagagttgagtaCCACTTCTCTAGAGCATCTGTAGTCAAGGAAATGTGTGGACTATGTACAACAGTTAAGGTCAAGAAAGGGATGTCTTACATTGGGAATTTGCTGTGGCATAGTTTGGGGTTGGTATTCAAATGGGAACATCTGTGAAAATATACATGAAGTCAacataacaaatatataaaaatacaactaAAACTAACATTAATCACACATTTtttgggaggggtggagggggcaATAAAATTAGTTTCTCACGTTTGGGAGCTGTGGCATCTGAGGGTTATTTgtcatctaaaacaaaaacaaatagctCAAACTTTTATTAACGacaacaatatattgtttttatgtacatATTACACCAAACCAGATTTAAACAAATACGTTATTTTACCTTTTGCTGCACAAAGTCAAATGGGTAGTActttaaaatgaacagaaacagCAGACAGACAATTATTACACTTCTGCAGTATAGATGAAATAACATCAATGTGAATTAGACGATTGTCAATTAAGATTTATAGATGGcttcacaaacaaaacacagttaACAATCTTAATTTGCTGCTGTGCAATTTTGATGGTAGCTTGTTATAGCTTTCTGAACTTTAATGTCATGAGTCAGCCAAACTTAAATAGTGCCTATCTCATTACCTATAATTGAAGAGATAAGGCTTTTAACATACTGCAACAGCTATAATTCTAAGGATAAGTAATTTAGCTGGAGATACCACTTACGATTTCCACACTCTTTCTTCCTGGGGCCTTAGGTAGGGAATATTTGATGAAAGCTTGAGAAAGATAGGACTGCTGAAAGGAAAGACgggaaaaatgtattgaatgtacAGTGGGATGGATCatctttatatttttataaacataATAGTAGTACATTTTAGGAGTTTAATCTACAGTTTTACCTGTCCATTCTGGCCACCAGTGCCAGGGAATCCCTGTGGAAACACCTGCAAAATAAAGCAAAACTATATGTTAAGAAGGTACATGTACTATAATAAAGCAGCAGTTAAAAGTGTTTctctttatgtgtaatgaatctagaataaaTGAAGGTGTCAcattttgataaaaattacagggggaaaaaaaactcttccacaatatatatatgtttttttagatgcacctctATAATtatatgttaaataaataaagactaaAAACACATGTGATGTATAAAATTATGGAGAACTGTCTCATAACGTGAATATAAGTAAGCATACTATTTCCATGCTGACAGGGCCATTGAGTCCAGGTTGAGGCTGGCCTCCTGGGTAAAGGGCCTCATTCACCTTGGTAGAAACACATTGATTAAGAAAAACAGTGTCCCCATAAATTACTTCCACTAGGTTCAGTTTTTCCAGATGCATACCTTGTTGTACCACACCTAAGCAAGGAGGTGACCAAAATAATGCAATAGTACATTTCAATAAGCATTTGTTCTTACTTGTGTGGGTGGTCCTGATTGCCTTGGACCTCCATAGTGTGGCAGGTAATTTAAGAAGGATTTAAGCTGTGAAGTATGAAACCGATACATTACATGAATTACCATACCAAATTattgaaagacagaaagaggaacATGAATAATATGCAAACTCATAACAACCAATTTAGTTCACACTATTATAAGTTAGGATTCCTGAACAACATCCACGCTGGTAAAAAATGTACAGGTCATATTAGTTTCTTGAGAAACACCAGAGTAAAATTTCAAACAGTAATACTTCCGTGGAAACtatttaataacatttaatgTTATCATCAACTGCAtaagattggaggtgtggcttaCTGGAGGCTTTGCTTTTATGTAGTTATTTATGGTCACCATTAAGAATGTAATTTCTGTTCATTATGTTCTGTTTGTAAacctcaaatgtatattttccctGAATATGTAAGCATTACATATCCTAATATATTATGAATAACATTATCATGGCTGATTACATATAGTAATGAAGTGATATGTATTCCAGCATTCCATAATTTATTGTGGAACATATTACATATCTCATAATATATCATTTTGACCATATACTGTGGAAATATCCAAAGAAATTGTTAAATCCATGGGCCTTTAAAATTTGATGATAAtgtaacagaaaacaaatgacaTAATCTAATGACTGGCAACACTGAAAGCCACATCCCTATTAAGCCCAAACATTTGCAGAATTCAAATATTAAAACAGTCAAAATAAGTTAGATAAGACTGCTGAATAGAAGTAGATCCATGAGGAACTCCTGTGGTTCCTTCAGGATCTTTAGGGCATATTAAGTTCTTATAATAAGATTCCAGATTATGACAATCATGAATTATAATTCAGATTCCTATTctagagaaatgtattatttaagcGTTTTTAAAACTTACTGGAGCAGCAGATATGGAGGTGGCcaaacaaagacacaacaaCGTGATCTTCATTTTCACAAGATCTTGCATGAAAGAGAAATATTAGCAACCTGCAGTATTTAAGGTAGTTAACTATTTGATTAGACATATTTTAACACTGTTTCACCCATGGaggcaaaacattatttatattcaAACGCATCCCAGACCaagtaagaaatacatttttataagacAAGTTTTAGACACATTACCTTTGTTTATCCTAGAAGACTGGATACAATTCTGATGGTTGATACAGAGCAGTGAGCTATCTATGGTGCTTTTAAACCATGTCAGTTcagaattcagccaatccacaCTGACCTGCTGTGACATAATTCAGTGACTGAGTATATGGTTGTCTAGTCGTGAGCTTTGGTAAATGACCAGTGGTATGATATAGTGTCATAATAGCAGAGTTGCTGATTACACTGTCTGCTATAGTGCATACTTAAGCACATTTATTGTACAGCAAGCACATCGTACCATTGCAAACCAGTATCATTATTTTGGACATAAAATATCTTGAATATAGCATATTCATTGTATGATAGTGCAGACTATTTAACCTCTTCGGTTACTGTTGCTCTGCTTTCAACCAGCTTTTATTTATGTGGGTAACATTACAGATAACAAATCAAAGCTTTTCTAAATATTAACAATCGAGTTGATACTTACcataaaaaattgtttttttggATAATCAAGTTCCATAATGTCTTTAAGCTTTAAGCCATTGTTGAGAACCATTTTACTCCTACTTAGTGATTAATTAAGCATTAGTTCTACTGCATCAACCTAGAAGTCCTCAAACAGGACATTTGTTTCATTAAGGGCATTTTGTTCTTAAAGCACAAGTAATGCCATAAAGTGCTCTGATACAAATATTTGACTCAATCACACATGCTGTTAAATATTTTGGGACTATCCTTCACAAAATTCTGCAATGAATACTGTTGTACCAAGTAGAAACAAACAGTAACTGCCCATAACATGGACATTTTAACTTCACCACACCCTAACATTTAACCCTAGAGGATAGATCAGAGTTTccattgagtttttttttttttttttttacatatacttgtgtttatttatgtattgTTATGTGGCTGGTAATTTCTTCTATATTTTGATCACTGTTTCAGAAAAGTACAATCAAGAATACCAAGGCAATCAGTAACAGGTGCAGCTCAAATCTCAGTAAAAACAGGGAAAAATAACAGTTACTGAGGTGAGTGATGGCAGACAGTATAATCACCCCCTAGGATAAATGCAATTTCCATTttagggattagggttagggtagtcGTGCGAGGTCATACCTCCAAATGCCATCATGCCTCCTTGGAAGTCTgaacattttagtattttaaaaaCAGCTTGAATTGTTGCTGGCTGCTAGTGGTAAGATTGTTATTGGATGTTAAATTTCAAGAAACTTCACTCCACATATTCAGTGAAGGCGTGGTTAGTGGCGTTCAGCAACGTTCCTTCTTCTGAAAATACTTTCAGGAGAATTATTGGTTCCATATGCAGATTTGCAACATtcaagaaaatggaagaaaacatGGTGGACATTTTAAGTATAATTCGGTTTTGGGATAATTGTGCTGTGTAAAATTAAATCAATGAAGCCATTACAAATCCTAATCCTTTTAAACACTGAAAAGAGATGTTTTACCTTATCTACATACCCACAAAGCCATGTACAATCGCCCCACTATGGTTAAAAGGTAGTTTATCAGGAATGCATTCTCTATATTATAAAGTGATTATATGTGATTACAATTATTACTTTTAAAATGgaatgacaaatattttttatgtatagcTTGTAACTGTTGGACTGTCTCTGCATTGGTCAAGAGCAGGGTTGAGTTATCACGACTGCAGCATCAGAGGGTTAAATTGCCCTCCCCCAATAATACGATTTGATCTCCTCCAAAGACGTCTTGTTGGCTTGTTCAGTATCAAATCGCTTTATATCACactcacattttattttaaagcagTTTACTCTGTTTAGCGGTTTGTTTTTTGTACACCAAAAACCCCAGAAGTTTTAGGTCACAGTGTAGATTGAAGGGCAGTgagatctgaaaaataaatgtggtcCGATTGGGGTACTGTAAAGGCCCAGGGGCTAGACCCAAAAGCAGACATGGACAAGGTCTTGCCTCGGTGCAAAGCGATTAATCAGGGATAGACTAGAGAAGGTCGGGGATAGGCAAGTTTCGGTACACAGAGCGGGAGTAACGTAGTGCAGGCGAGTAGCAGGTTCTTGGTTGGGGACAGGCAGTGGGTCGGTGACCGGTGTCATGGTGGATCAGGCTGGCAGACGGCAGGCTAGGATCATAGTCAGGGTGGGCAGGAGATCAAGAGACAGGAAGGCGAGCAGAAAAAGACAATGGAACTCTAGAGGTGAAGACGCAGGAACGCTTGGCATAGGAACACAAGACTAACTGGCACAGAATAAACAGAGGACTTGGGATAAATACACAGAGGGCAATCAAGAGAACCGGGAATACCTTGGAGTGAGGCAGACAAGAACAAACAGGTGACAAGGCATGACAGctacaagtacattttatatatacacatctccGGAAAAatttgagagaccactgcacctttttcttttgaaacggaaagttttgagtgaggaacagaagcgttcaatttgcagtggtctcttaattttaaccctcactcaaaaccttcctttttgactttttgggaaataaaaaaaaaaggtacagtggtctcttaattttttccagagctgtatttgcaGTGGTCCTTGACGGATAGAGCCATCTGttgaactggacatccctccaaaattgatgaaaatgcaagaagaaaactggtcagggaggcttcccagaggcctacagcaacatcaaaggaactgcaggaatttctggcaagtattgACTGTATGCTACATGTGAccacaatctcccatattcttcatatgtatgggctatggggtaaggtagcaagacggaagccttttcttacaaagaaaaacatcaaagcacgtgggaaaatgtgttatggtctgatgaaaccaagggtgaactttttggccattattccaaaaggtatgtttggcgcaaaaacaacactgcacatcacccaaagaacaccatacccacagtgaagcatggtggtggcagcatcatgtttttgGGCTGTttatcttcagctggaaccagggccttagtcaggttgGAGGGGATTaagaacacttccaaaaaccaggcaagttcacctttcagcatgacaacaacccaaagcacacttccaaatccacaaaagcatggcttcaccagaagaagattaatgttttggaatggccaagccagagcccagacctgaatccaattgaacatctgtggggtgatctgtagagggctgtgcacaggagaggtcctcgcaatctgacagatttggagcgcttttgaaaagaagagtgggcaaatattgccacgtcaagatgtgccatgctaataaacttctacccaaaaagactgagtatTGTATTCAAATCagaaggtgcttcaacaaagtattagtttaagggtgtgcacacttatgcaaccaggttattgtgagtttttattttgaatttttccccctcaaagatttcagtttctgacatgatttatctttgtctcattcttttacatcacaagaacctggcattttcacaggggtgtgtagactttttatatccactgtaggatTTGAAAGACATTGGTAGCTGGATATGCTAGGATTCTTCAGGCTGgttgaagaatgtatttactaatcTTATTTGTATGTATcgtatgtattttatttgtataatcTGACAGACTCAAACTAAACCAAAGcaaacatgtatttgttttgtgacAGTTTGTGGATAGCATGAATATCTGTAGAGCATCTCTATCTAAATAAAGTGTAACTATCTGTTTGGTGTCAGATTCAAAGAATGTGGCCAGACAATGGAGAGAAGCTTGGTTAGAATTTTAAAGCAGTTGCAAATGTTAAGGTAAGCCTTCCAATGTCTGCCATTAAGAATGTTTGTCAtacaattaaagaaaaaaacagagagaatCACAAGCAGAATACAAATGAGTGTTAATGTACGTGCAATAATACTACTATGTgacaattttattttctctttcgcACTTTTTCaactaacatttacattttgaataaaaaagaatgaaacagaaaataaactaTCCTAAATGTATCATAACTTTATGTACAGTAGTGTACAACACTGTatacatgaatacatttgaaaagcTCCTGACCACATtcataaaacagatttttatatatatatatatatttggaaaagaaaaatctgacgttaaaaaatatgtataccgCATTCACTTACAGTAatactggtctgtggctacaaaCCATTTTAATTATATGGATGGCCATGAGAAAATTGGATGGACTGAAAAAGGGATCATGGTGAAAAAACTGGGCATGTATTACAATCTACTGTATAACCACTGTGGCAAAGGCAGGTGTACAAACTTCATTGTTTCATTCATATACAAAATTGGATGTTATCGTTTATTCATTATCTGTTAATCATTAAAAACTCCAGAAATGGAGGAAATCAATGCTAAATAggtttttggaaaatgttttcaaatgtagcTCCTAAAGCATATCTTATATTAATCTAAGAAAGGCTTAGCTGGTCATCAGGTTGTCATTAGAAGTTGtagtttaatttttttgagaatATTTTCAACCCAAAAATATTCTATACTACTCACAGTAATGGattacatacagctctggaaaaaataagttgaaagggaagattttgagtgaggaacagaagggttaaaattaagagatcactgcaaactgaacgcttctgtccctcactcaaaactttccttttcaacttttttggtatggaaagaaaaaggttcagtggtctcttaatttttccagagctgtatatagttAAGTTAGCTGAATGGGCATTTCACCATAGCACAACTACTTAATGTACTAAAGTTAGCAATGATATTATTTTGTCGTAAGAACATGGGATCTCCTCAACACAATCAAATAGAGCGAATTTGAATCTTGTGGTAGAAACTACTTAATCAGTATTGGCCTGCTCATATAATATTACAAGCTCCAAAATTCATAGTGAAAGTAGATACCGCCCTCTTCACAAAACTGCAATCAGAGaagacaataattatttttataagaTGAAATAGACACCTTAAATCGGTCGTTAGTTTTAGATACAAATGTTGATCCTGCACATGTGCTGTTTTTTAGCTGGATGAAGTAATTATAACTAAACCCTGAAAAGTGCACTTCTATGCTTCATTTTCTAGGTTGTAGTTATGCACCTATAAGTAACAACAATATATCTCACTGGTAAACAACACGTTCATGTTTGTCTTCCGGATATTATATTAGATTAccttcaactttgtcattgaacaatacaagtacagtacaacagcatctaaccagatgtgcaaatagaagagggggcagaaatgtacaagtatttacatgtattaggtataaattatgttaaaagttggatgtgcaatgaaggaaaatgcaagtacaaatcgAAATTCTAAATGTTCAAGAAGGCAAATTGTGAGTGCATGTGTAACTGAAACGCAGGAATAGTAGTAATGGGGTTCCCGATGTAGATATGTACATGTAGCATCAGAAAacatccttatcagactttgcaaagcagtgtcagagtcagagaaaatgtaccaatattaagtataatgtatgttacaagtggggtgtatacactcacctaaagatttattaggaacaccatactaatacggtgtttgaccccctttcaccttcagaactgccttaattctacgtggcattgattcaacaaggtgctgaaagcattctttagaaatgttggcccatattgataggatagcatcttgcagttgatggagatttgtgggatgcacatccagggcacgaagctcccgttccaccacatcccaaagatgctgtattgggttgagatctggtgactgtgggggccatttcagtacagtgaactattgtcatgttcaagaaaccaatttgaaatgattcgagctttgtgacatggtacattatcctgctggaagtagccatcagaggatgggtacatggtggtcataatgggatggacatggtcagaaacaatgctcaggtaggctgtagcatttaaacgatgcccaattggcactaaggggcctaaagtgtgccaagaaaacatcccccacgccattacaccaccaccaccagtctacaaagtggtaacaaggcatgatggatccatgttctcattctgtttacgccaaattctgactctaccatctgaatgtctcaacagaaatcaagactcatcagaccaggcaacattcttccagtcttcaactgtccaattttggtgagctcgtgcaaattgtagcctctttttcctatttgtagtggagatgagatGAGtgggaaaatcccagtaactgagcagattgtaaaatactcagaccggcctgtctggcaccaacaaccatgccatgctcaaaattgcttaaatcacctttctttcccattctgacattcagtttggagttcaggagattgtcttgaccaggaccacacccctaaatgcattgatgcaactgccatgtgattggttgattagacaattgcattaatgagaaattgaacaggtgttcctaataatcatttaggtgagtgtagatgtaCAATGAATGCTAGTAGAAATTgctattctaaatgtgcagtaaaGGCAAAtttaaggtagcatgtgcaactgaaatgcagggatagcagcaatgaggttcctgaggtagacatgtacatgtaacaaatTAACTTATCAGACTCTGCAAGGCAGAGTCaggggagtagtgcaacaaggtccctgagaggcagtactaagcggtggacgggtgggtatggttagtgttgggtcacagagttcagccgGGTTACAGTAGTAGGTAAGAAACTggtcctgagcctgctggtgcg contains:
- the scpp5 gene encoding secretory calcium-binding phosphoprotein 5 isoform X1, with protein sequence MAITCKSVGHSFRELENKSKVSVDWLNSELTWFKSTIDSSLLCINHQNCIQSSRINKDLVKMKITLLCLCLATSISAAPLKSFLNYLPHYGGPRQSGPPTQVNEALYPGGQPQPGLNGPVSMEIVFPQGFPGTGGQNGQQSYLSQAFIKYSLPKAPGRKSVEIYYPFDFVQQKMTNNPQMPQLPNMFPFEYQPQTMPQQIPNIPFPPYDTRLSQDPMQGAQQEQPAQTGQVPHGQP
- the scpp5 gene encoding secretory calcium-binding phosphoprotein 5 isoform X2 — encoded protein: MAITCKSVGHSFRELENKSKVSVDWLNSELTWFKSTIDSSLLCINHQNCIQSSRINKDLVKMKITLLCLCLATSISAAPLKSFLNYLPHYGGPRQSGPPTQVNEALYPGGQPQPGLNGPVSMEIVFPQGFPGTGGQNGQSYLSQAFIKYSLPKAPGRKSVEIYYPFDFVQQKMTNNPQMPQLPNMFPFEYQPQTMPQQIPNIPFPPYDTRLSQDPMQGAQQEQPAQTGQVPHGQP
- the scpp5 gene encoding secretory calcium-binding phosphoprotein 5 isoform X3, producing the protein MQDLVKMKITLLCLCLATSISAAPLKSFLNYLPHYGGPRQSGPPTQVNEALYPGGQPQPGLNGPVSMEIVFPQGFPGTGGQNGQQSYLSQAFIKYSLPKAPGRKSVEIYYPFDFVQQKMTNNPQMPQLPNMFPFEYQPQTMPQQIPNIPFPPYDTRLSQDPMQGAQQEQPAQTGQVPHGQP